A stretch of the uncultured Desulfobacter sp. genome encodes the following:
- a CDS encoding FmdB family zinc ribbon protein — translation MPVYEYQCSGCGHIEEVFQKISESPLEVCPRCNGSLKKIISQSTFHLKGSGWYVTDYGGTNSGSKPKEQSSAKSEKPAPKSDSK, via the coding sequence ATGCCGGTTTACGAGTACCAATGCAGCGGGTGCGGACATATAGAAGAGGTTTTTCAAAAAATTTCGGAGTCCCCCCTGGAAGTTTGTCCCAGGTGCAATGGTAGCCTAAAAAAAATTATTTCCCAAAGCACCTTTCATCTCAAAGGATCCGGGTGGTATGTAACGGATTACGGCGGAACCAACAGCGGTTCTAAGCCCAAAGAACAGTCATCAGCAAAATCAGAAAAGCCGGCTCCTAAATCAGATTCCAAGTAG
- a CDS encoding AURKAIP1/COX24 domain-containing protein, with protein MGSVIKKRRKKMRKHKHRKLLAKTRHQRKKK; from the coding sequence TTGGGCAGCGTTATAAAAAAGAGACGAAAAAAAATGCGCAAGCATAAACATAGAAAGCTCCTTGCCAAAACCAGGCATCAAAGAAAGAAAAAATAG
- the tolB gene encoding Tol-Pal system beta propeller repeat protein TolB, giving the protein MMQGKYFHVLYKSVWIWAIIILISAQAHAKDYDYISISNPFLNKTPVAVTSFKNFNGHEAEVAAGTKAEQILKAGLDFTGYLKIMNPTAFLADPAKSGIQLGQINFKNWTSIGAELLVTGGVEELEGQVKLQLRLMDTFNTKLLVGKVYSGSVTQIRAMVHRFCAEVAKALTGNFGVFGSKIAFVSTVNGNKEIYSCDFDGFNPRQITYHKSISLSPAWSHDGRWIAYVSYAKGKPDIFIKNLKDNLGAIVNYKGINISPDWMPGKLNLAATLSFSGGQQIYLLTRKGEIIKRVTKSWGSNVSPKFSPDGKKIAFTSSRSGNPQIYIQGLDSEDARRVTFSGKYNTSPAWSPDGKKIAYVGIEKNKINIFVVSVDPHIGNPMQLTAAQGDNEDPCWSPDGSLIVFKSNRNGGRAHLFVMTAAGTDQRQLLSMAGIQSEPDWSGDTGFLTD; this is encoded by the coding sequence ATGATGCAAGGCAAATATTTTCATGTGCTGTACAAGTCAGTCTGGATATGGGCAATCATAATTCTTATTTCAGCCCAGGCCCATGCAAAGGATTATGATTATATCAGTATTTCAAACCCGTTTTTAAATAAAACGCCTGTCGCGGTGACGTCGTTTAAGAATTTTAATGGCCATGAGGCTGAGGTTGCTGCAGGCACTAAGGCTGAACAGATCCTTAAGGCCGGGCTTGATTTTACAGGTTATTTAAAAATTATGAACCCAACGGCCTTTTTAGCTGATCCTGCAAAATCAGGCATCCAACTGGGTCAGATAAATTTTAAGAACTGGACCAGTATCGGCGCTGAACTTCTGGTTACAGGTGGCGTTGAAGAACTTGAGGGTCAGGTAAAATTGCAGCTTCGCCTCATGGATACCTTTAATACAAAGCTTTTGGTTGGAAAAGTATACAGTGGGTCGGTTACCCAGATCCGTGCCATGGTTCATCGGTTTTGTGCGGAAGTGGCCAAAGCGTTGACTGGAAATTTTGGGGTTTTTGGATCCAAAATTGCTTTTGTCTCCACCGTAAATGGAAATAAAGAGATCTATTCTTGCGATTTTGACGGATTTAATCCCCGACAGATCACCTATCATAAAAGTATTTCATTGTCTCCGGCATGGTCCCATGACGGCCGGTGGATAGCTTATGTTTCATATGCCAAGGGAAAACCTGATATTTTTATAAAAAATCTCAAAGATAACCTGGGCGCCATTGTAAATTATAAAGGAATTAATATTTCTCCGGACTGGATGCCTGGGAAACTTAATCTTGCGGCAACGCTAAGTTTTTCAGGGGGTCAACAAATATATTTGTTGACCCGTAAAGGAGAAATTATTAAAAGAGTGACCAAGAGTTGGGGATCCAATGTGTCGCCTAAATTTTCCCCGGACGGAAAAAAGATCGCCTTTACCTCATCCAGGTCCGGAAATCCACAGATTTATATTCAGGGGCTGGATTCGGAAGATGCCCGGCGTGTAACATTCTCGGGAAAATACAATACCAGTCCGGCCTGGTCCCCGGACGGAAAAAAAATTGCTTATGTGGGAATTGAAAAAAATAAAATCAATATTTTTGTTGTATCTGTTGATCCGCATATTGGTAATCCCATGCAATTGACCGCAGCACAGGGTGATAACGAAGATCCATGCTGGTCTCCGGACGGCAGCCTGATTGTCTTTAAATCCAACAGGAACGGCGGACGGGCGCATTTATTTGTCATGACCGCAGCCGGTACGGATCAGCGTCAGCTTCTATCCATGGCCGGCATTCAAAGTGAACCGGATTGGTCCGGTGACACTGGTTTCTTAACTGATTAG
- a CDS encoding crossover junction endodeoxyribonuclease RuvC: MKIIGIDPGLAGTGIGVIEGEGRRIDGYSFGSISTNAGESTPVRLNQIYCKTKSFLLDQQPDLVVIEDIYSLEKYPGSGIMLGKVSGVLLLAAFKAGVQIREVAVREVKKVISGNGSADKCQVERAVRHLLNHHEPIRPFHASDALGMALTGLFRYGGDWGKKI; the protein is encoded by the coding sequence ATGAAAATTATAGGCATTGACCCCGGTCTTGCCGGAACAGGCATCGGGGTCATTGAAGGAGAAGGCCGTCGTATTGACGGCTATTCCTTTGGCAGCATCTCCACAAATGCCGGTGAATCAACGCCGGTTAGACTAAATCAAATATATTGTAAAACCAAATCTTTTTTACTTGATCAACAGCCGGACCTTGTTGTTATTGAAGATATTTACTCACTTGAAAAATATCCGGGATCAGGTATTATGTTGGGAAAAGTCTCAGGTGTGTTGCTTCTGGCGGCCTTTAAAGCGGGAGTGCAGATTCGCGAGGTGGCAGTCAGAGAAGTTAAAAAAGTGATTTCGGGCAATGGCAGTGCGGATAAGTGTCAGGTGGAACGTGCCGTGCGTCACTTGCTGAATCACCATGAGCCCATTCGTCCTTTCCACGCATCGGATGCGTTGGGAATGGCATTAACCGGACTTTTTCGATATGGGGGGGATTGGGGTAAGAAAATTTAA
- the groL gene encoding chaperonin GroEL (60 kDa chaperone family; promotes refolding of misfolded polypeptides especially under stressful conditions; forms two stacked rings of heptamers to form a barrel-shaped 14mer; ends can be capped by GroES; misfolded proteins enter the barrel where they are refolded when GroES binds): MAKEIKYDAKAREAMLKGVQALADAVTVTLGPKGRNVVIDKSWGSPNVTKDGVTVAKEIDLEDKFENMGAQMVKEVSSKTSDMAGDGTTTATVLARAIYEEGQRLVVAGNNPMGIKRGIDKAVTKIIEGLGELAKPTKDQNEIAQVGTISANNDETIGNIIAEAMDKVGKEGVITVEEAKSMDTTLDVVEGMQFDRGYLSPYFATDTEKMVAALENPFVLICDKKVSSMKDLLPVLEEIAKTGKPLVIVAEDVEGEALATLVVNKLRGTLNVAAVKAPGFGDRRKAMLEDIAILTGGQVVSEDIGIKLENITLQDLGQAKSISIDKDNTTIVDGAGSREALEGRVKQIRAQIDETSSDYDREKLQERLAKLVGGVAVINVGAATETEMKEKKARVEDALNATRAAVEEGIVPGGGVALVRCIPSLDSLDVDGEEKLGVQVIAKAIEWPLRKIADNAGVEGSVVINKVKEGSGAFGYNARTDVYEDLIEAGVIDPKKVVRYALQNAASVASVMLTTEAMIAEKPEENAGGGMPGGMPGGMGGGMGGGMPGMM; the protein is encoded by the coding sequence ATGGCTAAAGAAATTAAGTATGATGCCAAAGCACGTGAAGCAATGCTCAAGGGCGTCCAGGCACTTGCCGACGCAGTAACGGTTACCCTTGGTCCCAAGGGAAGAAACGTTGTAATTGATAAATCCTGGGGATCTCCCAATGTTACCAAAGACGGCGTCACCGTTGCCAAAGAGATTGATCTTGAAGATAAGTTTGAAAACATGGGCGCTCAGATGGTTAAAGAAGTCTCTTCAAAAACATCTGATATGGCCGGTGACGGTACCACTACGGCCACCGTTCTTGCTCGGGCCATTTACGAAGAGGGTCAACGGCTGGTTGTTGCCGGTAACAACCCCATGGGAATTAAAAGAGGTATTGACAAGGCGGTTACCAAAATCATTGAAGGTCTTGGAGAGCTTGCCAAACCCACCAAGGACCAGAATGAAATCGCCCAGGTCGGCACTATTTCCGCCAACAATGATGAAACCATTGGCAATATCATTGCCGAAGCCATGGATAAAGTAGGCAAAGAGGGTGTTATCACCGTTGAAGAAGCCAAATCCATGGATACCACCCTTGATGTTGTTGAAGGTATGCAGTTTGACCGCGGATATCTTTCCCCCTATTTCGCAACCGATACCGAAAAAATGGTTGCAGCCCTGGAAAATCCTTTTGTCCTGATCTGCGATAAAAAAGTCTCTTCCATGAAAGACCTGCTTCCTGTGCTTGAAGAAATTGCAAAAACAGGAAAACCCCTTGTCATTGTTGCAGAAGACGTAGAAGGTGAAGCCCTGGCTACGCTGGTTGTGAACAAGCTGCGTGGTACCCTGAATGTGGCTGCGGTTAAAGCTCCTGGATTCGGCGATAGAAGAAAAGCAATGCTTGAAGATATTGCCATCCTCACCGGTGGTCAGGTTGTATCCGAAGATATCGGTATCAAACTGGAAAATATTACGCTTCAGGATCTTGGCCAGGCCAAGTCCATCTCCATCGACAAAGACAATACCACTATTGTTGACGGTGCCGGATCCAGAGAAGCCCTTGAAGGCCGCGTAAAACAGATTCGTGCCCAGATTGATGAAACTTCTTCTGATTATGATCGTGAAAAATTGCAAGAACGTTTGGCCAAACTGGTTGGCGGTGTGGCTGTAATCAATGTCGGTGCTGCCACTGAAACCGAAATGAAAGAAAAGAAAGCCCGCGTTGAAGATGCATTGAATGCAACCCGTGCAGCTGTTGAGGAAGGTATCGTGCCTGGCGGCGGCGTGGCATTGGTTAGATGCATTCCTTCCCTTGATTCACTTGACGTGGACGGTGAAGAAAAATTAGGTGTTCAGGTGATTGCCAAGGCCATTGAGTGGCCCCTGCGCAAAATTGCGGACAATGCAGGCGTCGAAGGGTCTGTTGTCATCAATAAAGTTAAAGAAGGTAGTGGCGCATTTGGATACAACGCCAGAACCGACGTATATGAAGACCTTATCGAAGCCGGCGTTATTGATCCTAAGAAAGTGGTTCGTTATGCCCTTCAGAATGCAGCCTCTGTTGCCTCTGTTATGCTGACTACCGAAGCCATGATTGCTGAAAAACCTGAAGAGAATGCAGGTGGCGGCATGCCTGGCGGAATGCCCGGTGGAATGGGCGGCGGCATGGGCGGCGGCATGCCCGGTATGATGTAA
- the hflC gene encoding protease modulator HflC yields the protein MEDTNKDMGRVGFVLLAIAVVAALVLYNSAYVIDETEQVVITQFGRIVGDAKTTPGLKFKIPFIQKVNYFPKILLEWDGDPGQIPTKDKTYIWVDTFARWRISDPIVYFQTVKDEFSALKRLDDIIDPAMRDLISAYPLVESVRNTDRPMDTFDAIQGLEAKEGEDSPKRKVRYRVDLGRAEIARQIEKQAGEKLADFGIQVEDVKIKRINYIDSVRSSVYDRMIAERNQIAEKFRAEGQGEASNIRGEKERELQVIKSQAYKQAQEIKGKADAQATRIYAAAYGQDPEFYAFVKTMDLYQKTLETDSTVILSTDSELMKYFKKSSD from the coding sequence ATGGAAGATACAAATAAAGATATGGGAAGGGTGGGTTTTGTTTTGCTGGCAATTGCAGTCGTTGCAGCGCTGGTTTTGTATAATTCTGCTTATGTAATAGATGAAACTGAACAGGTAGTTATTACGCAGTTCGGGCGTATTGTTGGTGATGCGAAAACAACACCGGGGTTGAAGTTTAAAATTCCATTTATCCAGAAGGTGAATTATTTCCCCAAAATTTTACTGGAGTGGGACGGGGATCCAGGACAGATTCCTACAAAAGACAAAACATATATCTGGGTGGATACCTTTGCCCGGTGGCGGATCAGCGACCCTATTGTCTATTTTCAGACGGTAAAAGATGAATTTTCTGCGCTGAAGCGACTGGATGATATTATTGATCCGGCCATGCGTGATTTGATTTCCGCATACCCACTTGTGGAAAGTGTACGGAACACAGATCGCCCCATGGATACGTTTGATGCCATTCAAGGGTTGGAAGCCAAGGAAGGTGAGGACTCCCCAAAACGCAAAGTTCGCTACCGTGTGGATTTGGGTCGGGCTGAAATTGCCCGTCAGATAGAAAAACAGGCTGGAGAGAAGTTAGCCGATTTCGGGATCCAGGTGGAAGATGTTAAGATTAAGAGAATTAATTATATCGACAGTGTGCGCAGTTCTGTGTATGACCGGATGATTGCCGAAAGAAATCAAATTGCGGAAAAATTCAGGGCAGAGGGTCAAGGTGAAGCCAGTAATATCAGAGGTGAGAAAGAAAGGGAGTTGCAGGTAATAAAGTCCCAAGCGTATAAGCAGGCCCAAGAGATAAAGGGTAAGGCCGATGCCCAGGCAACACGAATCTATGCTGCCGCTTACGGACAGGATCCTGAATTCTATGCGTTTGTAAAGACCATGGATCTATATCAAAAAACGCTTGAAACGGATAGCACCGTGATCTTGTCAACAGATTCCGAGTTGATGAAGTATTTTAAGAAAAGTTCAGATTAA
- the tolR gene encoding protein TolR, whose protein sequence is MQLGSGNDPLMSEINVTPFVDVMLVLLIIFMVTAPMMVQGVDVDLPTATSQSLPTDEQNLIISIDADMKVYINDQEISAAFLAEKLEAVMENLDKKNVYLKADKKVPYGVVVNIMSQIKTAGVTSLGMITLPEDENQAG, encoded by the coding sequence ATGCAGCTTGGATCAGGAAATGACCCCTTGATGTCCGAAATCAACGTAACGCCGTTTGTGGATGTCATGCTGGTTTTATTGATAATTTTTATGGTCACGGCACCCATGATGGTTCAGGGAGTCGACGTTGATTTGCCCACAGCAACCTCCCAATCATTGCCTACGGATGAACAGAATTTGATTATCTCCATTGATGCTGACATGAAAGTGTATATTAACGATCAGGAGATCAGTGCAGCGTTCCTGGCAGAAAAGCTTGAAGCGGTCATGGAGAATCTGGATAAGAAAAATGTTTACCTTAAGGCAGATAAAAAGGTCCCTTATGGTGTCGTGGTCAATATTATGTCACAGATAAAAACAGCTGGTGTTACCAGCCTTGGTATGATCACCTTGCCCGAAGATGAAAATCAGGCTGGTTAA
- the tolQ gene encoding protein TolQ, producing MTTESVGLLYMLTNAGPVVKFIMLLLLFFSIISWSIIFIKFRYVRNAFRDSADFTEVFWQCRTLADAFSKAKALRSGPLARIFIAAYMEASRTESKENLAARKNTGSTFQAMGSVKRTLNRAINVENRRLTQLVSFLATAGNTAPFIGLFGTVWGIMSTFQGIGLSGSASLAVVAPGISEALVATAAGLAVAIPSVIAYNYFNDRIRVLNSELQSFSSDLLNIIERDVLRKLEA from the coding sequence ATGACCACTGAATCAGTCGGCCTGTTATATATGCTTACCAATGCCGGGCCCGTTGTAAAGTTTATCATGTTGTTGTTGCTGTTTTTTTCTATTATCTCCTGGTCGATCATATTCATAAAATTTCGGTATGTGAGAAACGCGTTTAGGGATTCGGCTGATTTTACCGAAGTGTTCTGGCAGTGCCGGACGCTGGCCGACGCTTTTTCCAAAGCCAAGGCGCTTCGTTCAGGTCCCCTGGCCCGGATTTTTATTGCCGCTTACATGGAAGCTTCAAGAACTGAAAGCAAAGAGAACCTTGCAGCAAGGAAGAATACCGGATCAACCTTTCAGGCCATGGGCAGTGTTAAACGCACCCTTAATCGGGCCATTAATGTGGAAAATCGGCGATTGACTCAGTTGGTGTCTTTTCTTGCAACAGCCGGCAATACCGCTCCTTTTATCGGTCTGTTTGGTACGGTATGGGGTATCATGAGCACTTTTCAGGGGATCGGGCTCTCCGGGTCTGCCAGCCTTGCCGTTGTTGCACCCGGTATTTCCGAAGCCCTTGTGGCCACTGCAGCTGGGCTTGCTGTGGCAATACCATCGGTTATCGCATACAATTATTTTAATGATCGCATACGGGTTTTGAATTCAGAACTTCAAAGTTTCTCATCAGATCTTTTGAATATTATTGAACGAGATGTTCTTAGAAAGCTGGAGGCCTAA
- the tolA gene encoding cell envelope integrity protein TolA: MDLVAFAPGPANAQTAQKSSIPAEPPSNNTETVNLDAVSQISSQPDEPNEPEIPIIKPDVSLKSKPRNLKDLIADRKKKPPKKKPPKENLVEKKKKQDAIAKKKLEQDLAKAKKAQAEKREKQKQAQLKNALERMKASVASKENGALGQNFNGNGSAGVAGGGGAGEASPLTLYQMVIKSAIEQNWVFNDAMAGLNQDLEVRIFIKILKNGDIRDISFETRSGNNYLDESAKKAVQRANPLPKLPKGMFSYELVLGFSPRGLK; encoded by the coding sequence GTGGATCTGGTCGCGTTTGCGCCCGGGCCTGCCAATGCCCAAACTGCCCAAAAATCATCAATTCCGGCTGAACCGCCGTCGAACAACACAGAAACCGTGAACCTTGACGCAGTTTCACAAATTTCAAGCCAGCCCGATGAGCCCAACGAACCTGAGATCCCAATAATAAAACCCGATGTCAGCTTGAAATCAAAGCCCCGTAATCTAAAAGATCTGATTGCAGACAGAAAAAAGAAGCCACCCAAAAAAAAGCCGCCAAAAGAAAATCTTGTTGAAAAGAAAAAGAAGCAAGACGCAATCGCCAAGAAAAAGTTAGAACAAGATCTGGCGAAAGCTAAAAAGGCACAGGCTGAAAAGCGTGAAAAACAGAAGCAAGCCCAGCTTAAAAACGCCCTGGAACGAATGAAGGCTTCTGTTGCCTCAAAAGAAAACGGTGCCCTCGGCCAAAATTTCAACGGCAATGGGAGTGCGGGAGTTGCCGGTGGCGGAGGTGCTGGAGAAGCCAGTCCTTTGACTCTGTATCAGATGGTTATCAAGTCTGCCATTGAACAAAATTGGGTGTTCAATGATGCCATGGCCGGACTGAATCAGGATCTTGAAGTACGAATTTTTATAAAAATATTGAAAAACGGTGATATCCGGGATATTTCATTTGAAACCCGGTCTGGAAACAATTATCTGGATGAATCTGCTAAAAAGGCTGTACAGAGGGCCAATCCCCTTCCGAAATTGCCCAAGGGGATGTTTTCTTACGAGTTGGTACTTGGCTTTTCACCCCGGGGCCTTAAGTAA
- the pal gene encoding peptidoglycan-associated lipoprotein Pal — MKKQVLMNVMMAVLVAGLMTMVACSKPKVADPGTMNQEQSGETDAERAARLEAERAARLEAERIEAQRLEDQRQAQIIEAKSRFLNQNILFDYDSSELTDQAKSLLREKAAWLQANPSDTVMIEGHCDERGTTVYNLALGERRANAARNYLVDLGVSAQRLGTVSFGEEKPLDPAPTEAAYRINRRAQFVIR, encoded by the coding sequence ATGAAAAAACAAGTGTTGATGAATGTTATGATGGCAGTGTTGGTTGCGGGACTTATGACTATGGTCGCCTGTTCAAAGCCAAAGGTGGCAGATCCTGGTACCATGAATCAGGAACAAAGCGGCGAAACGGATGCCGAACGCGCTGCCCGTCTTGAGGCCGAACGCGCAGCTCGCCTTGAGGCTGAAAGAATCGAAGCACAGCGGCTTGAAGATCAACGACAGGCACAGATTATCGAAGCCAAATCCCGCTTTTTAAATCAGAATATTTTATTTGATTATGACAGTTCTGAACTTACCGATCAGGCTAAAAGCCTGCTGCGGGAAAAAGCGGCCTGGCTGCAGGCCAACCCTTCTGATACTGTCATGATTGAAGGGCATTGTGATGAACGCGGTACCACTGTTTATAATCTGGCCTTGGGAGAAAGACGTGCCAATGCAGCCAGAAATTATCTTGTCGATTTAGGTGTTTCAGCCCAACGTCTGGGCACAGTCAGCTTTGGGGAAGAAAAACCTCTGGATCCGGCACCCACAGAAGCGGCTTATCGCATCAACAGGCGTGCACAGTTTGTGATCAGGTAA
- the ybgF gene encoding tol-pal system protein YbgF — protein sequence MKPLCFYPCLAAIVLIAGCIAPNQYEALETRVAVIEQNNSRRNRLDQTKTDDFGHLKQQVDDFSKITRENYAEVKYDIQSLKDDFHKIQGQLEEVRFKFGITGQERQESLEKRLERLDNAISRNYEKVIALEKYMGFEPSVSGSKDQNDDSVSGEMKDTEDGLYGHAKKLFDQGDLESAKIQFENFIKKYPDSKNADNARFWIADSYYAEKWYEKAILEYQKVLENYPNSNKNAAARLKQGYAFAALGEKANARLILKELITRYPNSQEAKYAKEKLKNLN from the coding sequence ATGAAACCTTTGTGTTTTTATCCCTGCCTTGCAGCCATCGTTTTGATAGCGGGCTGCATAGCACCCAATCAGTATGAGGCCCTGGAGACCCGGGTGGCCGTTATAGAACAGAATAACAGCCGTCGGAATAGGCTTGATCAGACAAAGACAGACGATTTTGGACACCTTAAACAACAGGTAGATGATTTTTCCAAAATCACCCGCGAGAATTATGCTGAAGTGAAGTATGATATTCAGTCGTTAAAGGACGATTTCCACAAAATTCAGGGACAGCTCGAAGAGGTGCGTTTCAAGTTCGGTATAACTGGTCAGGAACGTCAGGAAAGTCTGGAAAAAAGACTGGAGCGCTTGGATAATGCCATTTCCAGAAATTATGAAAAGGTGATTGCCCTGGAAAAATACATGGGGTTTGAACCCAGTGTGTCAGGATCAAAAGACCAAAATGATGATTCTGTATCCGGTGAGATGAAGGATACCGAGGATGGTCTGTACGGCCACGCAAAAAAATTGTTTGACCAGGGCGACTTGGAAAGCGCTAAGATTCAATTTGAAAATTTTATCAAAAAATACCCGGATTCCAAAAACGCCGACAATGCAAGGTTCTGGATCGCCGATTCTTATTATGCTGAAAAGTGGTATGAAAAGGCCATTTTGGAATATCAGAAAGTGCTAGAAAATTATCCGAATTCAAATAAAAATGCAGCCGCCCGACTTAAACAAGGATACGCATTTGCAGCCCTTGGTGAAAAGGCTAATGCAAGACTGATTCTCAAAGAGCTGATCACGCGGTATCCCAATTCCCAGGAAGCCAAGTATGCCAAGGAAAAGCTTAAAAATCTCAATTGA
- the groES gene encoding co-chaperone GroES — translation MSFRPLSDRILVERVEESEKTKGGIIIPDTAKEKPAEGKVVATGNGRMGEDGKLLPMDVKVGDRVLFSKYGGTEVKIEGVDYLIMRQDDVLGVVD, via the coding sequence ATGAGTTTCAGACCATTGAGCGACAGAATTCTTGTTGAACGTGTTGAAGAAAGTGAAAAAACCAAGGGTGGTATCATCATCCCGGATACAGCAAAGGAAAAACCCGCTGAAGGTAAAGTCGTTGCAACTGGTAACGGACGCATGGGAGAAGATGGAAAGCTTCTTCCCATGGACGTAAAAGTTGGTGATCGCGTATTGTTTAGTAAGTATGGCGGCACGGAAGTCAAAATTGAAGGCGTTGATTATCTGATTATGCGCCAGGATGATGTACTCGGCGTTGTTGACTAA
- the ruvA gene encoding Holliday junction branch migration protein RuvA, with translation MIAYLEGTILRKEADGIILLAGHIGYEVLLDNITLSMCMEKSRVNEIIALYIYYHVTERQPKPVLIGFLTPEDKEFFQLFITVAAIGPMKAIKALTRPVPQVARAIEDRDTAFLSQLTGIGKRTAEKIVATLNGKVLAFAAAKKSEPDAAPTEPTDALPEENQIMVRQVTEVLTEQLGHSASSAKRMIRQALEKNPTISSPEDLFDEIYQETR, from the coding sequence ATGATCGCTTATCTTGAGGGTACAATTCTTCGTAAAGAGGCTGACGGTATTATCCTGCTGGCCGGCCACATCGGTTATGAGGTCCTTTTGGACAACATTACCCTGTCCATGTGCATGGAAAAATCCCGGGTCAATGAAATAATTGCGTTGTACATTTATTATCATGTTACAGAGCGGCAACCCAAACCTGTTCTCATCGGATTTTTGACTCCGGAAGACAAAGAATTTTTCCAGTTGTTCATCACTGTGGCTGCCATAGGACCCATGAAAGCAATAAAGGCCTTGACAAGACCTGTTCCACAGGTGGCCCGAGCCATTGAAGACCGTGATACGGCCTTTTTATCTCAATTGACAGGTATTGGAAAAAGAACAGCAGAGAAAATTGTCGCGACACTCAACGGAAAGGTTCTGGCGTTTGCTGCGGCCAAAAAATCTGAGCCCGATGCTGCGCCGACTGAACCAACGGATGCGTTGCCTGAAGAAAATCAGATTATGGTCAGACAGGTGACTGAAGTCCTTACCGAACAGCTTGGGCACTCTGCGTCATCGGCAAAAAGAATGATCCGGCAGGCCCTTGAAAAAAATCCAACCATCAGTTCGCCGGAGGATCTGTTTGACGAAATTTATCAGGAGACCAGATGA
- the ruvB gene encoding Holliday junction branch migration DNA helicase RuvB → MTADADILSYSSDKKGVVSEKLKIEDHSQEIVSLRPGCFDDYVGQAAAVETLKIAIQAAKMRREPLEHILLHGPPGLGKTTVSHIIANEMGKDLTVTSGPTLEKGGDLVGILTNLGEGDILFVDEIHRIPKVVEEFLYPAMEDFAVDFVFDKGIHARSHRYRLKQFVLIGATTRVGLLSAPLRDRFGIFRTLDFYSVEELTVIIQRSALLLKTRITDDGAWELAKRSRGTPRIANRLLKRVRDYAMVRHQGIMTAEGVKEALSLEGIDNLGLTPLDRNYLETIIRFYNGGPVGIEAISATLQEETDTLVDVVEPYLLKIGLVLRTSSGRKASDNAYRHLNLEKRA, encoded by the coding sequence ATGACCGCCGACGCAGACATTTTAAGCTATAGTTCAGATAAAAAAGGGGTGGTTTCAGAGAAGCTTAAAATTGAAGACCATTCCCAGGAGATCGTTTCACTTCGTCCCGGTTGCTTTGATGATTATGTGGGGCAGGCCGCAGCCGTGGAAACACTCAAAATTGCTATACAGGCGGCAAAAATGCGCAGGGAACCTTTAGAGCACATTCTGTTGCATGGTCCCCCCGGGCTTGGGAAAACAACGGTGTCTCACATTATTGCCAATGAAATGGGAAAAGATTTGACCGTTACTTCCGGTCCAACCCTGGAAAAAGGTGGGGATCTTGTGGGTATTCTGACCAATTTGGGGGAGGGCGACATCCTTTTTGTGGACGAAATTCACAGGATTCCCAAGGTGGTTGAAGAGTTTCTTTATCCGGCCATGGAGGATTTTGCAGTAGATTTTGTTTTTGACAAGGGAATTCATGCCAGAAGCCATAGATACAGGCTTAAACAGTTCGTGCTGATCGGGGCAACCACTCGGGTAGGGCTTTTGTCGGCGCCGTTACGAGATCGGTTTGGCATATTTCGCACCCTGGATTTTTATTCTGTCGAAGAATTGACGGTTATTATTCAACGGTCTGCCCTGCTTTTAAAAACCCGTATTACAGATGACGGCGCTTGGGAGCTTGCCAAAAGATCACGGGGTACCCCCAGAATTGCCAACAGACTTCTTAAGCGGGTCCGGGATTATGCCATGGTCAGGCATCAGGGGATTATGACAGCCGAAGGCGTAAAAGAGGCGCTGAGTCTGGAAGGCATTGATAACCTGGGACTGACACCGTTGGATCGCAATTATCTTGAAACGATTATTCGGTTCTACAACGGCGGGCCTGTAGGGATAGAAGCCATTTCAGCAACATTGCAGGAGGAAACTGATACTTTGGTGGATGTCGTGGAACCTTATTTATTGAAAATTGGGCTTGTGTTGCGTACTTCCAGCGGCAGAAAAGCATCGGATAATGCATACCGGCATTTGAATTTGGAAAAAAGAGCGTAA